GTACACGCGGCTCACCGGCACCTCCATGGAGCCGTGGGCCCACGACGCCCCCGCGGACAGCAGCGACACCAGGGCCAGGGAGGCAGGAACATGCTTGGTCATGACGGGTCTTCATCCTTGTGAGGGGGTTGCCCTCTCCAGGAGACGAAACCGGGGATTTTCGGGTCAATCGAAAATCCCTGCCGCAGGGCTCACCGTCCAGGCCTCAACACGGCCGGGCGCCTGGGCGTCAGAGTTCCACGCGGGCGCCCAGCTCCATCACCTGTCCTGAAGGCAGACGGAAATAGTCCGGCGTGTGGTACGCATTGCGCTGCATCACCCCGTAGAGCCGCTTGAGCCCCCGGGGCATCCCTCCGCCCCGCTGCGCGCGCACATTCACCCAGCCCACGTAGTACGTCACCACCGCCGCGAAGAGCACCGTGGTGATGGCCATGGTCCCCGCCACCGCCACCCCATACGCCGCCGCCAGCGCCCCAGACGAGCGGAACCCCAGCACCACCGCCACACAGGCCAGCATCAGCCCCCCGTTCACCCCGGGCAGGTAGATTTGCCCCCGGTGCCCGGGCGAGGTGTGGACGATGCGCAGCGGCGGGCAGTAGCCCAGCTGGATGGCCTGCCGCGTGAGGGCGAACACCGCCGAGATGAGCGCCTGGGAGGCCACCACCGTGGCCAGCGCCACCATGGGGTAGAGCGCCCCGGAGGGCAGCGAGCGGAAGAAGGGCGCATCGGCCGTCTCCGGGTGGTGCAGCAGCCACGCCCCCTGGGACAGGTGGCTCAGCACGAGCGCCGGCAGGGCCAGGGTGAACCACGCGAGCCGGATGGGGCGCCGCGCACCGCATGCCTTCGCGCCGATGGGGGGCAGGACCGGTCACGCCCCGCGTAGTTAGCACGGCGCCGTGGGCCGGCGGCCCCGCGGCCACGGGCCTTTTCCGCCGCGCGGGGAGCCGTGCTCAGTCCCCAACGTCCCGGATGCCGCCTGCTGGACTTTTCTCAGTCCTTCCGGTGGGTTACCCCCGTTGACGCGGGGAGCCAGGAGGACCTGGAAACGTTTTTCGAGGGGAATCGTCCGTGAGCCAGAGGATGGGGAGCCCGACGGACGAAGAGCTCATGGGACGTTTCTGCCAGGGAGAACAGGACGCGTTCGAGACCCTCTTTGCCCGGCACGCCGGGCGGGTGCAGGGGTTTCTCACGCGCATGGTGCGCGATGGCCCCCTGGCGGAGGACCTGCTGCAGACCACCTTCCTGTCCGTCATCCGGGCCCGGGGCCGCTATGAGCCCGGCACCCGCTTCGCCCCCTGGCTGCTGACCATCGCCGCCAATGCCGCCCGGGACGCACTGCGCCACCGCCAGCACGTGGAGGCTTATGCGCGCGACAGCCAGGCCGCCCCCGCCTCCGTGCCCCCCGCCGTGGGCGACCCGGGCGCGCGCAAGCACATCGAGGATGCGCTCCAGCAGCTTCCCCCCGACCAGCGCGAGGCCGTCATCCTCGCCAAGGTCGAGGGCTGGTCCTTCGAGGAGATCGCCTCGCTCCGGGAGATCAGCGTGGGCGCCGCCCGGCTCCGGGCCCACCGGGGCTACGAGAAGCTCCGGCAGTTGCTGGGCGGGCTGGAGGAGCCATGAGGCCCGGCACGCTCGACACCCTGCTCGCGCAGGCCCCGCCCGCCAACGCCGCCGCCCTGCAGCGGGCCCTGGCCGGCGCGCGCGAGGAGCTCGCCCTGAAGCGGCCCGTCCGAAGGTGGCGCGCCCAGGCCGCCTGGGTCTTCACCGTGCCCGTGGCCCTGGTCCTCGTGACGGCCGGCATCCTGCTCGTGGCGGGGCAGACGTCGCTCCCCGTGCTGCTCGGGCGCGGGCCCCTGTTCGCGCTGCTGTGGCTCACCGCGGGCGTCTGCGCCTGGGGTGCCCTGTCCCCACTCGGGCGCCAGGCACGGCGCGTGGGCATCGCCCTGTCCGCCGTCAGCGCCGCTGTGCTCGTGCTCGGCCGCGCCACGCCCCATGCGGCCCCTACCCTCTCGGGCTGGGTGTGCACCGCCAGCCACGCCGGCGTGGCCCTGCTGCCCATGGCCGTGGCGCTGCTCACCCTGCGCAGCGCCGCCTTCCATCCCCTGCGGGCCCTGAACGCGGGCCTCGCCGTGGGCACCGCCGGCGCGCTCGTGGGCGAGCTGGCCTGTACGCAGGACTGGCGCCATGTCGCTGGCTACCACCTGTCCGCCTGGGCCCTCGTCGCGGGGGTATCGCTCGTGCTCTCCAGGTTCCTCAAACCCCGCTCCTTCGCGCCATGATCCGAGACCCTTCGCTCATCCTCACCGTGGACGTGGAGGGCGCCCCCGTGCGCATCGGCGAGCGCGTGCGGATTGTCCCCGCCTCGCCGGAGGGCTCCGTGGATGAGCGGTTCCTCGGCCACACGGGCATCGTCGTGGCCCTGGTGTTCGACGACCCGTGGCTTCAGTACCCCGCGGATCCG
The Stigmatella aurantiaca genome window above contains:
- a CDS encoding Carotenogenesis protein CarS — its product is MIRDPSLILTVDVEGAPVRIGERVRIVPASPEGSVDERFLGHTGIVVALVFDDPWLQYPADPLIRVRVSGLGEDLFFVRELEGISERTGLLRRASPPAWAC
- a CDS encoding RNA polymerase sigma factor, translating into MGSPTDEELMGRFCQGEQDAFETLFARHAGRVQGFLTRMVRDGPLAEDLLQTTFLSVIRARGRYEPGTRFAPWLLTIAANAARDALRHRQHVEAYARDSQAAPASVPPAVGDPGARKHIEDALQQLPPDQREAVILAKVEGWSFEEIASLREISVGAARLRAHRGYEKLRQLLGGLEEP
- a CDS encoding KUP/HAK/KT family potassium transporter → MPPIGAKACGARRPIRLAWFTLALPALVLSHLSQGAWLLHHPETADAPFFRSLPSGALYPMVALATVVASQALISAVFALTRQAIQLGYCPPLRIVHTSPGHRGQIYLPGVNGGLMLACVAVVLGFRSSGALAAAYGVAVAGTMAITTVLFAAVVTYYVGWVNVRAQRGGGMPRGLKRLYGVMQRNAYHTPDYFRLPSGQVMELGARVEL
- a CDS encoding DUF1109 domain-containing protein, translating into MRPGTLDTLLAQAPPANAAALQRALAGAREELALKRPVRRWRAQAAWVFTVPVALVLVTAGILLVAGQTSLPVLLGRGPLFALLWLTAGVCAWGALSPLGRQARRVGIALSAVSAAVLVLGRATPHAAPTLSGWVCTASHAGVALLPMAVALLTLRSAAFHPLRALNAGLAVGTAGALVGELACTQDWRHVAGYHLSAWALVAGVSLVLSRFLKPRSFAP